TGGAATATCGTTTCTCCAATAACTGAAAACACCGGAACTTAATGACACAGAGAATGATTCTAATATTATTTGTTCATGTGGGTATAAAAATCAAGTGATTAAACTGATGTCTTTCGCGGTCTCGAAAGTTTCACAACCAGCTGTTCATTCTGCACAAGTGTTCAACCAATTTTAAGGACACCCTTTGATGCAATAATGTCTCCATTGTCGATCCTATAGAGACCTGTGAGTTTCGAGTGAGAGAATGGCAGAAACCAGCCCTCAGATTCTAGAAAGGTCGAAAGACTTAAGAGGAAGATGAGGTTACACCGGATGTTCAAAATGTGGGAATGAAAATTCAGAGAGGTGCAGATATGTATAAAGCGTATGGAGGATTCGAAGAGAAGCCAACCAAGGGAGAAGTTCTCGTTTGGTTTTTGTATGGATTGTGCTTGTATTTTGTTCATATCGTATTGATTCCTATTGTGTTCCCGCTTATCATCAGCCAAACGGTGCCTGGTGCACCGGAGCCAAATCAAGGTTGGTTGAAGAGCCATAATGGTTTGAAATGCAAGCAGAGTGAAATCCAACTGTAAGTTATAGAAAGTAGTTAACTTTTCAGACTTTGTTTCAAGAATTTGAGGAGGGAACAGGCGAATAAACTTTTCCAAAAATGATGCTTATCATCTGTGTTGTTTTTGGATCTTGGGAGTAAAAAAAGATTGATTTATTTCGAGAATTCCAAGAAAAAGACATTCAAAACTATACATGTTCTATGATTCTTGATGTTTCTGGCCGGTTCGAGGTGTTTTATTTTGCTTAGAGTTCGGTTTACCAAGAGAGACTCTTGTTCAAACAGAAACACTAGTTTTCATGTCTTAAATTGCAGATATGAAGGGCTGGTACACCGGGCAGTTGAAGTCGGTAGCCTGAATTTCTCCCCACTCCATTGGACTTCAATTTCTTGGATCACAGGACTCGTTCTCTCAGCACCAATTCTTGGCTTTGTTTCAGTAAATCTTGACCACGGTCATAACCAACAGCTGATATCAGGGGCAGCCACAGGCAAGCATTTCCTTGAGAAAATAATTATGTTGAATTTCAACTCTTCCCACGCTGAATTTCCTTTCGCAAACTTGAATTTCCTGAATCTTCTTATAGCAATCCcatcatatcaaaactatttGTTTGATGTCATgcttaatattaaaaatttctGGATCTGTCTCTATCCACAGGCATCGGAGCCCTTTTCTGCCTTCCACCTGGATTCTTAAAAAAGTCCTGGATCTTCCCACCATACATTGCCGCGATCGTGGCAGCAAGCACAGTCGTAGGAGCCACTCATGCCCGTCACCTCCGTCTGATGATCCGTGGATTCACCGGATCCACCATCCGTAAACGCCAGTTTGCCGACAGCAGATCATTTGGAAGTTGGCTCTCTCTATACTCCACCGCAGCAGGCTGCTCAGGAGCAGCAATAATGGCTTCTTTTACATATCACATGCTTAGCCAATCTGATCACTTTACTGCTTTGTGGGTTGTCTCGATTTTCAGTGGCCTCAAATGGGGTATAGGAATGATCCACATTTTCTGCACAAATAGAGCTACTTCAAGTTATGCAGATTGGCATCGAATTCAAATCCCCTGATCCATGTTTTGTCGATTTTCAAGTATCCTCAAGCAGCAGGAGTCTAGCAGGAGTTTTCCTCTCATCTTTTACTATAACTTGCGTTTTTGCCGGAGGGTTGCTTTATGCAATAGGGTACCTATGCATAAAAACTGAGAGCTTTGTATCTTTGGTTAGCATATTTCGTGCGCCCTTTGTTGTCTCTCCTGTTGGCACATCCACTGCAGCAAATCACGAGGGCGGATGCTGAGAAAATGCAGCTTCTTGGGTTCATATTATCGACGTTCACTTCAGGGTTCGGATTCTATTATCTGACGAGCATTTGGAGCACAAGCAGCATTCTTCTTTTTGCTGCCGGCCAAGGAAGTGCAGCAAGTTTGTTCTCATACATCTTGTTATGTCTATATCTTAGCTATATACAATCAACTATGCGTACTGGAAGCTGATTAATAAAAAAACACTGGAGCATGCATTCTTGGCTGCTCCTCAGACCGGAATCTGTGATTCTTGAAGTTAAATAAAGAACACAGCTCTGCACCTCTTGTTAGGTCCCTCCCAGATATACACAATTaaatgccaaaaaaaaaaataaccatGACTAGGCCGGTAGCCTTTTCCCCACATTAACTTAATACATGAGCCCAAGAGAAAAGGTCAAATTGAAGAGTTGTAAGAGATTCTTATTGTTGTAAGTCAGTCCTTAACTGCCTGCTTTTGAAGTCGAGGTGGGATTGTCATAATTTACGAAAAAACTAAACATATACTTCAAGAATCATGCATCTTGCAGTGCCACCAAACTCACAACAAGTCTAACAGGCCTACTGCACGCATTCGGAAGAGTCCTGTGGCTGGACTGCTCACCGGCAGGCAAAGAAGGTGCGTTTTCGGTATGGTTCTCTTGGGCTAGGGCTTTAGCAACTGCCCTGCCTGGAAAGATTGGAAAAACATTTTGAGTGTCATTTTGTGCCGGAATGATTGGAATGATCATTGTAATATTTAGAAACATAAGCAGTTTCAGAGGAGCCAAAGCTGCAGGGCATGTAATCAGAAGTGAGAATGCTTCACCACTTCATGAACATGAAGCTTGGGAGTGATTATACCAAAGGATCAGTTACAATGGAGGATCCAACTCAAAGGAAGGTCGAAGTTTGAGCTTTGCTTCTTCTTGTTTTTCCTTTCTCCTCTGTTTTTCTTTTGGATTATTATTTTTCGTTTAGTTCTCTTTTAATAAGTTGCTTATAAATGTAATTGTTTTTAGCAATACGAAGTGGCCGATGTAAACTTCCTTACCAGAATGATGGTACTCAGAAGAAAAATTAAGGCtctacttttttttatttttttgtttctattgaatgttataatttatttatatcttTTTTTAACAAACAAAAGCTTGCATGagttttattttctaaaatattCCTCTAAACTTCTTACTTCAAAACTCCCAATATAGCCACACAAATCCATTTTTTCTCCCAAATTTTGCTGATTTAGAATCCTATTGATCGAAACACAAACACACAACCAAGACTTTTCCTAAAAAAGGGGGAAAGAAAATAAGAATTCGTGATACaagaaaaaatcaaacaaaaaccATTAACGTAGTCAAATCAAGCAAGATTCGGTCTTTTAATTAAACCTCATCTTCCATGAAATGACTTAAAATAATCCAGACCAATCATTTCCTCCTTTTAAAGGGTTTCCCAATAAAAGCTCTTTTAGAATTCTCGTtgtaataaaacataaaaaaggGGAAATCCAGTTCTCCTAGAAAGGGAGGTACGTTTTCTTGATGTTTTTAATGTTAAAATTCAAGGTTTTCCCACTacaattattgcatgatatcaTTGTTTTGGGAAGAATATTAATCACTTTCTTATCTAAATTGAAATTATTATATATGTGTTCATGTTTTTATTACACATCAAATTCTCGTTTTTGCCTTTTACATGTTAAGGAATTTGCCTTTCGGCAACTCAAGAAATTCcttgttttgatatatattctaATGCAATTGGTTAAAGATAAGCTTCTGGTAACTATACAGAATGAGATTACATTTCGCGTAAATGTTCTTGAAAATTTATTGAACGAAAAAATGTTATCAAAATGATCGGATGTGGTCATCACCCGCATGAAGTAGTcgaataaacattttaaaattatttattataataaaaataaaaaaataatgggACAGTGAAAACTAGGAACCCAAAAAAATCTTGGAGGAAGAACGAAGGCACGCACCGTCGCCATGCACCACTTGGCTGCCAACCCACGTGCCACCATCTTTCTCCCCTTCGCCGCAGCCTTCCTCCT
This window of the Primulina tabacum isolate GXHZ01 chromosome 4, ASM2559414v2, whole genome shotgun sequence genome carries:
- the LOC142542944 gene encoding uncharacterized protein LOC142542944, translating into MKIQRGADMYKAYGGFEEKPTKGEVLVWFLYGLCLYFVHIVLIPIVFPLIISQTVPGAPEPNQGWLKSHNGLKCKQSEIQLYEGLVHRAVEVGSLNFSPLHWTSISWITGLVLSAPILGFVSVNLDHGHNQQLISGAATGIGALFCLPPGFLKKSWIFPPYIAAIVAASTVVGATHARHLRLMIRGFTGSTIRKRQFADSRSFGSWLSLYSTAAGCSGAAIMASFTYHMLSQSDHFTALWVVSIFSGLKWGIGMIHIFCTNRATSSYADWHRIQIP